Proteins encoded together in one Neosynechococcus sphagnicola sy1 window:
- the miaB gene encoding tRNA (N6-isopentenyl adenosine(37)-C2)-methylthiotransferase MiaB, translating to MTSPRRYHITTFGCQMNKADSERMAGILETMGFESVAEPDAADLILYNTCTIRDNAEQKVYSYLGRQAARKREQPNLTLVIAGCVAQQEGEQLLQRVPELDLVMGPQHANRLQDLLEQVFNGNQVVATEAIQVMEDITQPRRDSQVTAWVNVIYGCNERCTYCVVPNVRGIEQSRTPAAIRTEIVALSQQGYKEVTLLGQNIDAYGRDLPGVTPEGRYQQTLTDLLYYIHDVPGIERIRFATSHPRYFTERLIRACAELPKVCEHFHIPFQSGDNAILKAMGRGYTQEKYRRIIDTIRQVMPEAAISADAIVGFPGETEEQFENTLKLTETIGFDLLNTAAYSPRPGTPAALWSDQVSEVVKRDRLQRLNHLVSVKAAERSQRYQGQVAEVLVEDQNPKNPTQVMGRTRGNRLTFFPGDITQLRGCLVPVQITEVRAFSLTGEPVLMLSGAPR from the coding sequence ATGACCTCTCCCCGCCGTTATCACATCACCACGTTTGGCTGTCAGATGAATAAGGCTGACTCTGAACGAATGGCTGGCATTTTGGAAACCATGGGCTTTGAGTCAGTCGCGGAGCCGGATGCTGCCGATTTAATTCTCTACAACACCTGCACCATTCGTGACAATGCGGAGCAAAAGGTCTATTCTTATCTGGGACGACAGGCAGCCCGCAAACGGGAACAACCCAATCTCACCCTGGTCATTGCCGGATGTGTTGCCCAGCAAGAAGGGGAACAACTGTTGCAGCGGGTGCCGGAGTTAGATCTCGTCATGGGGCCACAGCACGCCAACCGTCTCCAAGATTTGCTGGAACAGGTGTTTAACGGCAACCAAGTGGTAGCGACGGAAGCTATCCAGGTGATGGAAGATATCACCCAACCCCGACGAGACAGTCAGGTGACCGCTTGGGTGAATGTAATTTATGGCTGTAATGAGCGCTGTACCTACTGTGTGGTGCCCAATGTGCGTGGCATCGAACAGTCCCGCACCCCCGCCGCCATCCGTACTGAGATCGTCGCTCTTAGCCAGCAGGGCTACAAAGAAGTGACGCTATTGGGGCAAAACATTGACGCCTATGGCCGAGATTTACCGGGTGTCACCCCCGAAGGTCGTTATCAACAGACGCTGACGGACTTGCTTTACTATATCCACGATGTCCCCGGCATTGAGCGCATTCGCTTTGCCACTAGCCATCCCCGGTATTTTACCGAGCGGCTGATCCGAGCCTGTGCGGAACTCCCCAAGGTATGTGAACACTTCCACATTCCCTTCCAGTCCGGAGATAATGCCATTCTCAAGGCCATGGGTCGGGGCTACACCCAGGAAAAATACCGCCGAATCATTGACACCATTCGGCAGGTGATGCCGGAGGCGGCAATTAGTGCCGATGCCATTGTCGGGTTCCCCGGTGAAACCGAGGAGCAGTTCGAGAATACCTTAAAGCTCACTGAAACCATTGGGTTTGATTTGCTGAATACCGCTGCCTATTCCCCCCGACCGGGTACCCCCGCTGCTCTCTGGTCTGATCAGGTGAGTGAAGTGGTGAAGCGCGATCGCCTGCAACGGTTAAATCATTTGGTCAGTGTCAAAGCTGCGGAGCGATCGCAGCGTTATCAGGGACAGGTGGCAGAGGTCTTGGTTGAAGATCAGAACCCCAAGAACCCTACCCAGGTGATGGGACGAACCCGAGGCAATCGCCTGACTTTTTTCCCTGGGGACATTACCCAACTTAGAGGATGCCTCGTGCCGGTACAAATCACCGAAGTCCGCGCCTTTAGCCTCACAGGGGAACCCGTATTGATGCTCTCTGGGGCTCCCAGATAA
- a CDS encoding DUF4230 domain-containing protein: MTSTRTWIQMILIAASRLFQQGTSVLIMGTAILLTGWYGFRLLEAQLFPAATTSVEVRTLITNELRSRSELTTASVATKATVVVSQDRKLGSFSIGDTHLVYEGVGDVQAGINISQLQARLLDRAQGRIHVLLPPPQITHVSLNVNRSSVLAHYKRWFGPDVELELKERAQREALHQITMEACTQNLLQVTNQNAQQLVEKILETAGYQEVIVETQIPTAAACNDPG, translated from the coding sequence ATGACATCAACCCGTACCTGGATACAGATGATTCTCATCGCCGCCAGTCGTTTATTTCAGCAGGGAACCTCGGTTCTCATCATGGGTACAGCAATTCTCCTCACGGGTTGGTATGGCTTTCGCCTGCTGGAAGCTCAATTATTTCCGGCAGCGACTACTTCTGTGGAAGTCAGAACCCTGATTACCAATGAATTGCGGAGTCGCAGTGAATTAACCACTGCCAGCGTCGCCACCAAGGCAACGGTGGTGGTGAGTCAAGACCGCAAACTTGGTAGCTTTAGTATTGGTGATACCCATCTGGTTTACGAAGGGGTGGGGGATGTCCAGGCTGGGATCAATATTTCTCAGTTGCAGGCTCGTCTCCTCGACCGCGCCCAGGGACGGATTCACGTGCTACTGCCCCCGCCTCAAATTACCCATGTATCCCTCAATGTCAACCGCTCAAGTGTCCTCGCTCACTATAAACGCTGGTTTGGCCCAGATGTAGAGTTGGAACTCAAAGAAAGAGCCCAAAGGGAAGCCTTGCACCAAATTACTATGGAAGCCTGCACCCAAAACTTGCTGCAAGTCACCAACCAAAATGCCCAACAACTGGTAGAGAAGATTTTAGAAACCGCTGGCTACCAAGAAGTAATTGTGGAAACGCAAATACCCACTGCTGCTGCCTGTAACGATCCTGGTTAA